From Staphylothermus hellenicus DSM 12710, a single genomic window includes:
- a CDS encoding class I SAM-dependent methyltransferase: protein MTRGKLLKKLAVKVLGEEKARKIWGRIEFIGDIAVIRVPFDIDPYELKPLAEAIVEELKYVRSVWAGLPGVKGPYRLRPFIHLAGENRSETIYKEHGCLFKIDITKVYVSPTLNYEHKRIAQLVKPGETITNMFAGAGFFSIIIARHSKPKKVYSIDINPYAYRYMAENIRLNKVEDIVIPIMGDAAKVIEEKLVNTSDRVLMPYPELALDYLVYALKALRNKEGWIHVYLHIVAEKDSSPLGIAENILSSELYDLGIQKFEVVNRRIVRTIGPRKYQVVLDVHIY from the coding sequence TTGACAAGAGGCAAGCTTCTCAAAAAACTAGCAGTAAAGGTGCTGGGCGAGGAGAAGGCGAGGAAAATATGGGGTAGAATAGAGTTTATTGGAGATATAGCTGTTATCCGTGTACCATTCGATATTGACCCATATGAGCTGAAACCATTAGCTGAAGCTATAGTTGAGGAGCTCAAATATGTTAGGAGTGTCTGGGCAGGATTACCAGGTGTTAAAGGACCTTACAGGCTTAGACCATTTATCCACTTAGCTGGTGAGAATAGAAGTGAGACTATATATAAGGAGCATGGATGCTTATTCAAAATAGACATAACCAAGGTATATGTATCACCTACTCTAAACTATGAACATAAAAGAATAGCACAACTAGTTAAGCCTGGAGAAACAATTACAAACATGTTTGCTGGCGCAGGTTTTTTCAGCATAATTATTGCACGCCATTCTAAGCCGAAAAAAGTCTATAGTATAGATATAAACCCATATGCTTACCGTTACATGGCTGAAAACATAAGGCTTAACAAAGTTGAAGACATAGTCATACCTATTATGGGAGATGCTGCTAAGGTGATCGAAGAAAAACTAGTTAACACAAGCGATAGGGTATTAATGCCATATCCCGAATTAGCTCTTGACTACTTGGTTTATGCATTGAAAGCTCTGAGGAATAAGGAGGGTTGGATACATGTCTATCTACATATTGTAGCAGAAAAAGATTCTTCGCCGCTAGGTATTGCTGAAAACATTTTAAGCAGCGAACTATATGATTTAGGTATTCAAAAATTCGAAGTTGTAAATAGGAGAATTGTTAGAACAATTGGTCCGAGAAAATACCAAGTAGTCTTAGATGTTCATATATATTAG
- a CDS encoding PhoH family protein encodes MAANERLFEKLKPLSPGQEEMKKAFMNKNYEIIGLFGPTGSGKSLFSVVYSIDAVLSDEYSRFILSRPIVDVVTGKELTTADIGQQYYELATSYLKDILSGFVEWGIVKNLLDSGKIVVADTHYLRGRTFDDSIIFLDDAQSISPDSAVEIMMRIGRNSRFIVAGDPVFQKPMMQSDGTSLLREILLGEETAKVIDLGLKDIVRPGARRGIRLLLEIRMRRRTLNEAEKQIIDSARLHAPDADIVTVVEFIDEKKTYNILSENVPDALIIVKEGHLGRIIGRGGERIEAIEADTGLKLRAVELTLDFKPLIRAIHPVSWVYRFIADVDFAGPDLAVKVETDGFGAFVGQKGFHVKFLDAVMRKLLGVGVKAKEIGGKRRK; translated from the coding sequence ATGGCAGCTAATGAGAGATTATTTGAGAAATTGAAGCCGTTATCGCCGGGACAGGAGGAAATGAAGAAAGCATTCATGAATAAAAACTATGAAATCATAGGATTATTTGGACCCACAGGGTCGGGTAAAAGCTTGTTTAGTGTAGTGTATAGTATCGATGCTGTATTAAGTGATGAGTATTCGAGATTCATATTGTCTAGACCAATAGTTGATGTAGTAACGGGTAAAGAATTGACAACCGCAGATATTGGACAACAATACTATGAATTAGCAACGAGTTATTTAAAAGACATATTATCAGGGTTCGTTGAATGGGGAATTGTTAAGAACCTGCTTGATTCAGGAAAAATAGTTGTAGCAGACACACATTATCTGAGAGGTAGAACATTTGATGATTCAATAATATTTCTAGATGATGCCCAAAGTATATCCCCTGATAGCGCTGTCGAGATCATGATGAGGATTGGGCGGAACAGTAGATTCATTGTAGCAGGAGACCCTGTATTTCAGAAACCTATGATGCAGAGCGATGGGACATCACTATTGAGAGAAATTCTTCTAGGAGAAGAAACTGCTAAAGTAATAGATCTCGGATTAAAAGACATTGTTAGACCAGGTGCTAGGAGAGGAATCAGACTCCTACTAGAAATAAGAATGAGGCGTAGAACACTTAATGAGGCTGAAAAACAAATAATCGATTCAGCAAGACTTCACGCTCCAGACGCAGATATAGTTACAGTTGTAGAATTTATTGATGAAAAGAAAACCTATAATATACTATCAGAAAATGTTCCAGATGCATTGATAATTGTTAAAGAAGGCCATTTAGGCAGAATAATTGGTAGGGGAGGAGAGAGGATAGAAGCTATAGAGGCAGATACTGGATTAAAACTTAGAGCTGTAGAATTAACACTTGACTTTAAACCGTTAATAAGAGCTATACATCCAGTAAGCTGGGTATACAGGTTTATAGCGGATGTCGACTTTGCAGGACCTGATCTAGCTGTAAAAGTAGAGACCGATGGATTCGGAGCATTTGTTGGTCAGAAAGGATTCCATGTAAAATTCCTAGACGCAGTAATGAGGAAACTACTGGGTGTCGGTGTGAAAGCAAAGGAGATCGGCGGTAAACGGAGAAAATAA
- a CDS encoding DNA polymerase sliding clamp translates to MARIVYPEAKYIREMITALGKLVDEVAFKITPEALIVKAIDPARVALIDIYLPQTAFLEYDVSEEVVAGLSSANLSKLLKKVKKGDKFVMDVTEEQITITIESTIRRIYRFRNLEVPVPEIPEAKLEFNVEAQVLVDVVKHAIKDAETVGDLLEIEASDQETLYLRGRGVSMTETKLVVGMPALLNLEVKEPGKSAYQLEYLKHIVNLTKIAELAILRFSSNMPLELEFSLSEGRVKYLLAPAAV, encoded by the coding sequence ATGGCTAGAATAGTTTATCCAGAAGCAAAATATATTAGAGAAATGATAACTGCTCTCGGCAAACTCGTTGATGAAGTAGCTTTCAAGATTACTCCTGAAGCTTTAATTGTTAAAGCAATTGACCCGGCTAGAGTTGCTTTAATAGATATTTATTTGCCGCAAACCGCTTTCCTCGAATATGATGTGTCCGAGGAGGTAGTTGCTGGTTTATCCTCTGCTAATCTCTCCAAATTATTAAAGAAAGTGAAAAAAGGAGACAAGTTCGTTATGGATGTAACAGAGGAACAAATAACTATAACGATAGAGTCAACTATAAGAAGAATATATAGGTTTAGAAACCTCGAAGTACCCGTTCCCGAAATACCAGAGGCTAAGCTAGAGTTTAATGTGGAAGCCCAAGTATTAGTCGATGTAGTAAAGCATGCAATTAAAGACGCAGAAACAGTTGGTGATCTATTAGAGATAGAAGCTTCTGATCAAGAAACTCTCTATCTACGTGGAAGAGGAGTATCTATGACGGAAACAAAACTCGTAGTTGGAATGCCGGCATTATTAAACTTAGAAGTAAAAGAGCCGGGCAAATCAGCTTATCAACTAGAATATCTCAAACACATAGTGAACTTGACAAAAATAGCTGAATTAGCAATTCTAAGGTTCTCTTCTAATATGCCTCTCGAACTAGAATTCAGTCTTAGCGAGGGCAGGGTTAAATACCTGCTAGCACCAGCAGCAGTCTAG
- a CDS encoding HTH domain-containing protein, which yields MKQLYFALLKHREISIKDLSELLGLNERTLYSRIKELRKYITIVDDKIILGDPLSFAIQLLKQGYSFKDVTKYLDWHDFERFSAEILGAHKYFVKTNFRLTKPVRLEIDVIGVDMGSGRGIFIDCKHWIHGIGRKTLMGIAEKHFERVKKFIKHYSWAKPKWTYFRYLRKIVPLIVTLTTPSIRMYENVLIVSIQELNSTLLDLDMVLDLFGIEPIPVS from the coding sequence ATGAAGCAATTATATTTTGCTTTATTAAAGCACCGTGAAATATCCATAAAGGATCTATCCGAGCTTCTCGGATTAAATGAGAGAACACTATATAGTAGGATCAAAGAGTTGAGAAAGTATATTACCATAGTTGATGACAAGATCATATTAGGTGATCCATTATCATTCGCGATCCAGCTGCTTAAACAAGGCTATTCATTTAAAGATGTCACTAAGTATCTTGATTGGCATGATTTTGAGAGGTTCTCGGCCGAAATACTTGGGGCGCACAAGTATTTTGTGAAAACCAATTTCCGGCTGACGAAGCCTGTTAGGCTAGAAATAGATGTTATTGGTGTAGATATGGGTAGTGGTAGAGGAATTTTTATTGATTGCAAGCACTGGATCCATGGAATTGGTAGGAAAACACTTATGGGGATCGCTGAGAAGCATTTTGAGCGGGTTAAGAAGTTTATTAAACACTATAGTTGGGCTAAGCCTAAATGGACGTATTTTAGATATCTTCGAAAAATTGTTCCTTTAATAGTAACTTTAACAACACCTTCTATTCGAATGTATGAAAACGTATTAATTGTTTCTATTCAGGAACTAAATTCTACACTTCTCGACCTAGATATGGTTCTGGATTTGTTCGGGATAGAGCCTATTCCCGTATCTTAA
- a CDS encoding deoxyhypusine synthase codes for MDVRDIPVLKDARSELLKEVVKDYFVKEDMSVCDLINALRDAHGFMAGHISRAAEILYEMWSDKEATRILSFTGNLVSTGLRGLLAQLILEGFADIVITTCGTIDHDIARGTGHPYYKGDWRLDDSMLKVIEVHRLGNVLIPVENYGLAVEKFTRNLLDELVKKKKEWPPSELLYEAGKKINDPYSILRAATQRNVPIFVPGIFDGAFGTQLVFHSPFSGLKTDLISDEKKLMDKIFESHKLGALIIGGGISKHHTIWWAQFKDGLDYAVYITTAVEYDGSLSGAQPREAISWNKIKPSGKSIVVYSDATIALPLIIAGAKCLMKKSTEK; via the coding sequence ATGGATGTTCGCGATATACCTGTATTAAAAGATGCTCGTTCAGAGTTGTTGAAGGAAGTTGTTAAGGATTATTTTGTTAAGGAAGATATGAGTGTTTGTGATCTAATTAATGCGTTGAGAGATGCTCATGGATTTATGGCTGGACATATTAGTAGAGCCGCAGAGATCCTCTATGAGATGTGGAGCGATAAAGAAGCAACGAGGATATTGTCTTTTACAGGAAACCTTGTATCAACAGGTTTGAGAGGCTTACTTGCCCAACTAATTCTCGAGGGGTTCGCCGACATAGTTATCACTACATGTGGAACAATTGATCACGACATAGCAAGGGGTACTGGGCATCCATACTATAAGGGGGATTGGAGACTAGATGATTCAATGCTAAAGGTTATCGAGGTTCATAGATTAGGCAATGTTTTGATACCAGTAGAAAATTATGGATTAGCTGTTGAGAAGTTTACGCGTAACCTACTCGATGAACTTGTTAAGAAGAAGAAGGAGTGGCCGCCCAGCGAATTATTATATGAAGCAGGCAAAAAGATCAATGATCCATATAGTATATTGAGAGCAGCTACCCAGAGAAATGTTCCAATATTCGTCCCAGGAATATTTGATGGAGCATTCGGTACACAACTAGTTTTCCACAGCCCCTTCTCCGGTTTAAAAACTGATCTTATCAGTGACGAGAAAAAACTCATGGATAAAATCTTTGAATCACACAAGCTTGGAGCATTAATTATTGGTGGAGGTATAAGTAAGCATCACACTATTTGGTGGGCACAATTCAAAGACGGGCTTGACTATGCAGTATACATTACTACAGCGGTAGAATATGATGGTAGTTTGAGCGGGGCACAACCACGTGAAGCTATAAGTTGGAACAAGATTAAGCCGTCGGGTAAAAGTATTGTAGTATATAGTGATGCAACAATTGCATTACCATTAATTATAGCTGGTGCTAAGTGTTTAATGAAAAAATCTACGGAGAAGTAA
- a CDS encoding tRNA(Ile)(2)-agmatinylcytidine synthase has protein sequence MEETIVHMGFDDIDTPFGGCTTHFAASILVKWIKDKRIKLVDYPNLIRLNPGVPWKTRGNGAVVLRFKVKDHEEAMKLLEEAYDEALQYLRKYHHPQHHPVIGIYVGELSERIKWIGWKAVHDLIPLDLMYRVLRKEKDKIEYRLLRKDKKRGLIGVFSAIGYRMTNTDYTYELIAYRSEEFLDKPRQVDAESVKYMDKLFHSETILNYDYEINRPLITPHGGDPVLLGIRGENPEVLIKAYNIIKINEPVPIRLIYRTNQHTDAHLRRINDLGEAFIYRGVRVRVWVASIPKRIIGGHVIFKVTDGKRFIDVAAYEPTGKLRRIVEKLRPGDEVEVMGIVRPQSSKHGPTINLEKIHIIMVKPLIKLENPICPRCGARMKSAGRGKGYKCPKCGYRDPNAKKIIRVIKRDLEPGWYEPPPRAFKHLMKPLKRFGKEKNYFPEEIEPSNFIWYNNRVLK, from the coding sequence TTGGAAGAAACAATAGTACATATGGGATTCGACGACATAGATACACCGTTCGGTGGCTGCACAACACATTTCGCAGCTTCCATACTAGTTAAATGGATTAAGGATAAAAGAATCAAACTAGTCGACTATCCAAACCTTATAAGATTAAATCCTGGAGTACCATGGAAAACAAGAGGTAATGGAGCTGTTGTTCTTAGGTTCAAGGTTAAAGATCATGAAGAAGCCATGAAACTCCTTGAAGAAGCATATGATGAAGCATTACAATATCTTAGAAAATATCATCATCCCCAACACCATCCAGTCATAGGCATATATGTGGGTGAGCTAAGTGAGAGAATTAAGTGGATTGGGTGGAAAGCTGTCCATGATCTCATCCCGCTAGATTTAATGTATAGAGTTCTTAGGAAAGAAAAGGATAAAATTGAGTATAGATTGCTGAGGAAAGATAAGAAGCGTGGATTAATCGGTGTTTTCTCGGCAATAGGATATAGGATGACAAATACAGATTATACATATGAACTAATAGCTTATAGATCCGAGGAATTCCTGGATAAGCCTAGACAAGTCGATGCTGAGAGCGTAAAATATATGGATAAACTATTTCATAGTGAAACTATTCTTAACTATGACTATGAAATAAATAGGCCATTAATAACACCGCATGGAGGAGACCCTGTTCTACTAGGAATACGGGGAGAAAACCCTGAAGTATTGATCAAAGCATACAATATAATAAAGATAAACGAGCCAGTCCCTATACGGTTAATTTATCGAACCAATCAACACACAGATGCTCATCTAAGGAGAATTAATGATTTAGGAGAAGCCTTCATTTATCGTGGAGTAAGAGTTAGAGTATGGGTAGCAAGTATTCCTAAAAGGATCATTGGTGGACACGTGATTTTCAAAGTCACCGATGGAAAAAGGTTTATTGATGTAGCAGCATATGAGCCTACTGGAAAACTTAGAAGGATCGTGGAAAAACTCCGTCCCGGGGACGAAGTAGAGGTCATGGGTATAGTCAGGCCTCAAAGCTCTAAGCATGGACCAACAATTAATCTTGAGAAGATACATATCATAATGGTTAAACCATTGATAAAGCTTGAAAACCCCATATGTCCTAGATGTGGGGCTAGAATGAAGAGTGCTGGTAGAGGGAAAGGTTATAAGTGCCCTAAATGTGGCTATAGAGATCCCAATGCTAAAAAGATTATTCGGGTAATAAAGAGGGATCTCGAGCCCGGATGGTATGAACCCCCTCCTAGAGCATTTAAGCATTTAATGAAGCCGCTAAAAAGATTTGGGAAGGAGAAAAACTATTTCCCAGAAGAAATTGAACCAAGCAATTTTATATGGTATAATAATAGGGTTTTAAAATAA
- a CDS encoding metal-dependent hydrolase codes for MYRITHVIIGFGFGLLLSRDLSLSLLYGFMGGLGGYIPDFDLAFKHRKTLHNIIVPLIIFLLSYVALLYLHVRFYSWIQFGIIKNIVIAFLGGWILHILVDSFTKRGVYILYPLSNYRLRIPIFRSSGLVGNILFIMLAFIMYYFWLKNTGLENVIDYLYEYFRMFLISSS; via the coding sequence ATGTATAGGATAACACATGTTATAATTGGTTTTGGATTTGGATTACTTTTAAGCAGAGATCTTAGTCTTTCTCTTTTATATGGATTTATGGGTGGTCTCGGCGGCTATATACCAGATTTTGATCTAGCTTTTAAGCATAGGAAGACGCTTCATAACATTATTGTGCCGCTAATTATATTCTTACTCTCCTATGTTGCGCTTCTCTATCTCCATGTAAGGTTTTATTCATGGATACAATTTGGTATTATCAAGAATATTGTTATAGCTTTTCTTGGTGGATGGATTCTGCATATTTTGGTTGATTCATTTACTAAGCGTGGAGTATATATATTGTATCCTTTAAGCAATTATCGTTTGAGAATACCTATATTTAGAAGCTCTGGTTTAGTTGGCAATATCCTATTTATTATGTTGGCTTTCATAATGTATTATTTCTGGCTTAAAAATACCGGTTTAGAAAATGTAATAGATTATTTATATGAGTATTTTAGAATGTTTTTAATCAGCTCTTCTTAG
- a CDS encoding ATPase, producing the protein MRILITGLLPYDSGKTEFTLGLGEALKESGFDIGYFKPLAGHNGWYQYETLIYSNNTGLLIGHDAYIAAEKLGLINLLPIISPLDILTFPIDPLGKVYSSRSYIEHMSSTAKTTVLMRYTRSLFQNNKLVNQHLYVVCKDTVEKLTNDLRETLENLINSLKQDNTLFIEANTLFVEKFLENPQIYKTIDENLVFLDKFSVLLIESYNDAAAPTMGSLDSDYVFVVAPGKALLYEGDRFKKAVLVSTYRGYPWGVRLSTVFEVLGKPLRKYDIPLKLYSEKYRAVFNNIAEFITGRI; encoded by the coding sequence ATGAGGATCCTTATAACAGGTCTTTTACCATATGATTCTGGAAAAACAGAGTTTACTTTAGGTTTAGGTGAGGCTTTAAAAGAATCTGGTTTCGATATAGGATATTTTAAACCATTAGCTGGGCATAATGGATGGTATCAATATGAGACTCTTATATATTCAAATAATACTGGGTTGCTTATAGGACATGATGCTTATATAGCTGCTGAAAAACTCGGCCTTATAAATTTATTACCCATTATTTCTCCACTGGATATTCTAACTTTTCCAATAGACCCGTTAGGCAAGGTTTATAGTAGCAGAAGCTATATAGAACACATGTCATCAACAGCAAAAACAACTGTTTTAATGAGGTATACTCGAAGCCTTTTCCAAAACAATAAACTAGTAAATCAGCATTTATACGTAGTTTGTAAGGATACTGTTGAAAAACTTACCAATGATCTCCGAGAAACCCTTGAGAATCTAATTAATTCTCTAAAACAAGATAATACATTATTTATTGAAGCAAATACGTTATTTGTAGAAAAATTCCTTGAAAATCCACAAATATATAAAACAATCGATGAAAACCTTGTCTTCCTAGATAAGTTCAGTGTTTTACTAATAGAAAGCTACAATGACGCTGCAGCGCCAACAATGGGTTCCCTGGATTCCGACTATGTATTCGTTGTTGCCCCTGGTAAAGCTCTACTTTATGAAGGAGATAGATTTAAGAAGGCAGTATTGGTTTCTACTTATAGAGGCTATCCATGGGGTGTCAGGTTATCGACTGTTTTCGAAGTACTTGGAAAGCCTTTGAGAAAATATGATATTCCCTTGAAACTATACTCGGAAAAATATAGAGCTGTTTTCAATAATATCGCCGAGTTTATTACCGGGAGAATCTAA
- a CDS encoding translation initiation factor eIF-2B gives MFKELLKHGYAKRSTGTEYAFTIINRLLNIVERGSREEFVESYKSIINSLESERPASMASWNLLREIGKYFVENGFEGLKEKILELREKYDKACWDAANIAAKRVVDGEVLMTISNSLCVRRMFKILVDEGIKYSVYVLESRPGMEGLETASYLDDLGVKTYLVVDSAARFFMKNVNRVFIGAEAIAVNGALVGKIGTSILCLTANEARVRVFAVAPLYKFSYETIHGELIELPEGDWRSLMNEEARKTLPENYNARAPIYDVTPPNYIDAIATELGLFAPQAVPVILRQVYGGFPPPIPSIEEILEKMR, from the coding sequence TTGTTTAAAGAGCTTCTAAAACATGGTTATGCGAAGAGATCAACCGGTACAGAATATGCTTTTACAATTATTAATAGATTGCTCAATATTGTTGAAAGAGGTAGCCGTGAAGAATTTGTTGAATCCTATAAAAGCATTATTAATAGTTTAGAGAGTGAAAGACCTGCAAGCATGGCCTCATGGAATCTTCTAAGAGAAATAGGGAAATATTTTGTTGAGAACGGATTTGAGGGGTTAAAGGAAAAAATCTTAGAGCTTCGTGAGAAATATGATAAGGCTTGCTGGGATGCAGCAAATATTGCTGCTAAGAGAGTGGTTGATGGAGAAGTATTAATGACTATTAGTAATAGTTTATGTGTTAGGAGAATGTTCAAGATCCTTGTTGATGAAGGCATCAAGTATAGTGTGTATGTTCTAGAATCTAGGCCTGGCATGGAAGGGTTAGAGACAGCTTCTTATCTGGATGATCTCGGGGTTAAAACATATTTAGTAGTTGATTCAGCAGCTCGTTTCTTCATGAAAAACGTTAATAGAGTCTTTATAGGAGCAGAAGCAATTGCTGTTAATGGGGCTCTAGTAGGAAAAATTGGTACAAGTATACTTTGCTTAACAGCTAATGAAGCACGTGTAAGAGTTTTTGCTGTTGCACCACTCTATAAGTTCAGCTATGAAACAATACATGGAGAATTAATTGAGCTTCCCGAAGGTGATTGGAGAAGTTTAATGAATGAAGAAGCCCGCAAAACTCTTCCAGAAAACTATAATGCGAGAGCACCAATATACGATGTAACACCGCCCAATTATATAGATGCTATAGCGACCGAGCTCGGCTTGTTCGCTCCCCAAGCTGTACCCGTTATTCTTAGACAAGTCTACGGAGGCTTCCCGCCCCCGATACCTAGTATTGAAGAAATATTGGAGAAGATGAGGTGA
- a CDS encoding ribose 1,5-bisphosphate isomerase, giving the protein MEIPAKVLEIAEGIKTMRIRGAGRIARAAAEALKIAAENYKGPNDPGEFRKYMSRIANLVISTRPTAVSLPNAVIYVMYNLGKASGNVEELKRIVVSTAEKFIEESLNAVKKIGMIGARRIKDNAVVLTHCHSTAAASVIITAYKMGKIVKVYSTETRPFYQGRITYKHLSEHGVPVTQIPDSAVRYIMNEVDQVVVGADTIASNGAVVNKIGTSQVALVAHEARVRVFVAAETYKFSPATLIGELVPIEFRPPTEIVPQEWIDKHRNVEVLNPAFDVTPPEYIDAIITEQGVIPPQSAILVLLERFGWALEKIKQGGLGKILFEETLEE; this is encoded by the coding sequence ATGGAGATACCGGCTAAGGTATTAGAAATAGCTGAAGGAATAAAAACTATGAGAATACGTGGTGCGGGCAGAATTGCTAGAGCAGCTGCGGAAGCGTTAAAGATAGCGGCTGAAAACTATAAAGGCCCAAACGATCCTGGAGAGTTTCGAAAATACATGTCTAGAATAGCCAACCTAGTAATCTCAACTAGACCCACAGCTGTTAGTTTACCTAATGCCGTAATATATGTAATGTATAACTTAGGCAAAGCTTCAGGGAATGTTGAAGAGCTCAAAAGAATCGTTGTTAGTACCGCTGAAAAGTTTATTGAGGAAAGCTTGAATGCTGTTAAGAAAATAGGGATGATCGGTGCTAGGAGGATTAAGGATAACGCTGTTGTTCTTACTCATTGTCATAGCACAGCCGCTGCATCAGTAATAATTACAGCTTATAAAATGGGGAAAATTGTGAAAGTTTACAGTACAGAGACTAGGCCATTTTATCAGGGACGAATAACTTATAAACACTTATCCGAGCACGGTGTCCCGGTTACCCAGATCCCTGACAGTGCTGTGAGATATATTATGAACGAGGTTGACCAAGTTGTTGTCGGCGCTGATACTATTGCTAGTAATGGAGCCGTTGTAAACAAGATTGGAACAAGCCAAGTAGCATTAGTAGCCCATGAAGCACGTGTAAGAGTTTTTGTAGCAGCCGAGACATACAAGTTCTCGCCAGCTACTCTTATAGGAGAACTTGTACCAATCGAGTTTAGGCCTCCAACAGAGATAGTTCCGCAGGAATGGATAGATAAACATAGAAATGTAGAGGTATTGAATCCAGCCTTCGATGTTACTCCGCCAGAATATATTGACGCAATAATTACTGAGCAAGGAGTTATTCCTCCACAATCAGCTATACTAGTACTACTTGAAAGATTCGGTTGGGCTTTGGAGAAGATTAAACAGGGGGGATTAGGAAAGATATTATTTGAAGAAACATTGGAGGAGTAA
- a CDS encoding metal-sulfur cluster assembly factor, whose amino-acid sequence MDEKEKEELKKNIIAVLETVADPEIGIDVYNLGMIYGIDVIDEKHVKIKMTLTTPFCPLANILPMMVVDELKRKLGIEADVEIVMEPPWTPLMMTEKGRRIFKERYGYDIVEEYKKAQQAQ is encoded by the coding sequence ATGGATGAGAAAGAAAAAGAAGAGTTGAAAAAGAATATAATAGCTGTTCTTGAAACTGTAGCTGACCCTGAAATAGGGATTGATGTATATAATCTAGGTATGATTTATGGAATAGACGTTATAGATGAGAAACATGTTAAAATAAAAATGACCTTAACTACTCCTTTCTGTCCATTAGCAAACATTTTGCCAATGATGGTTGTTGATGAATTGAAGAGAAAACTAGGTATAGAAGCAGATGTTGAAATAGTGATGGAGCCGCCATGGACACCTTTGATGATGACTGAGAAGGGTAGGAGAATATTCAAGGAACGCTACGGATACGATATCGTTGAAGAATATAAGAAAGCACAACAAGCACAATAA